GTCCTCGTCTTTCTCCTCGGCGTACCGTTCCTCGAGTTCGTCGAACTCCCTGGAGATGACGGTGCTGGCGTCCATAACCACCGTGTGCCCGTCCTCGTCGATGCCGACCGCTCGCAGTTCCTCGAGGACCGGTTCCAGGGCGTTCGTCGGCAGGGGGAACGTGACGACGGCGGTGAACTCGCGGTTGCTCGTCTCGTCGGTGAGGACGTAGTCGATGCCCTCGTCGTCGAGGACCCCGAGCACCGCCTCGCGCTTACCTCTCGGAATCGTAATCTGGACGAACCGCACGTCCCACGGTGCGATGCCCGGTGGCAAAAATCCGGGGGTACCCCTCGGCCCGCCCGGAACTGACGCGCTTTTCCCTCCCGGCCCGCTATCCCGGGTATGTTCGACGCACGCCCGGACCGAGACGCCGAGGTCGTCCTCGTCGGTCGGTCCAACGTCGGGAAGTCGACGCTGATGCGCGAGATAACCGGCCACACGTTCTCGACCGGCCAGCGCCCCGGCGTCACCCGCAAGCCCAACCACTACGACTGGGCCCCCCAGGACTTCGTCGTCACCGACCTCCCCGGTTTCGGGTTCATGAAAGGTGTCCCCGACGACGTCCGCGAGCAGATCAAGACCGACGTCGTCCGCTACGTCGAGGCGAACGCCGGGAAGATTCTCGTGGGGGTGCTGGTCGTCGACGGGAAATCGGTCGTCGACATCATCGACCGGCACTCCGGTCCCGACGAGATACCCCACGACGTCGAGATGTTCCACTTCCTCCGGGAGGTCGGCGTCGAACCCGTCGTCGCGGTCAACAAGATGGACAAGGTCGACGACGAGGACCAGCGCCTGAACGACCTCTGTGAGCGACTCGGCCTGCACCCGCCCTGGCAGCAGTGGCAGGAGACTATCGCCCCCATCAGCGCCAAACGCGGCAGCATCGGCCCGCTGAACGAGGCTGTTCGCCACCACCTCCACGAGGCCGAGCGCGACGACCTCTTTCAGTTCTTCTAACCCACCTTTTTCGACGGGGGGTTCGCGCTCGCCGCC
The DNA window shown above is from Haloarcula halobia and carries:
- the engB gene encoding GTP-binding protein EngB, with protein sequence MFDARPDRDAEVVLVGRSNVGKSTLMREITGHTFSTGQRPGVTRKPNHYDWAPQDFVVTDLPGFGFMKGVPDDVREQIKTDVVRYVEANAGKILVGVLVVDGKSVVDIIDRHSGPDEIPHDVEMFHFLREVGVEPVVAVNKMDKVDDEDQRLNDLCERLGLHPPWQQWQETIAPISAKRGSIGPLNEAVRHHLHEAERDDLFQFF